The Drosophila simulans strain w501 chromosome 3R, Prin_Dsim_3.1, whole genome shotgun sequence genome contains the following window.
TGCGACGACGCTGTGTCCTGGCGGAGTCAGCGTGACATTGTTGACTTTGCCGGCTTCGTGACTTGTCGCCGGCGGAGCAAATTCATCCGGCGAACTGCTCTGGCATTCGCCCAAAAGCCATGCCGTGAACAAGAGTGTCAGCCAAGTCGCAGACATAATACCAACTGAATCAATGATTTGGCCCTTGATTTCTACCATATTCCATCCAGCGCTTTGTCTTAGCGTTCTATCAAAATGGCAACTTGTTAATTGAATTAGAGCCTGGCCAAGTGACCCCTTTCCATACTAATGCCTTGACCAAATAGCTGCTGCGTACCAAATTGGATGGCCACGCGAACGGAATGGGAACATTACTTGTTCAATCTGGAGTTAAGTGTCGATCCGGCAGCAGCCTGGTTCTTCAGTTCTCGGCCAGCTTCGCCATGGAAAACTTAATATGGCTTAGAGTGGCGGTTTGCGCCATTTTGGTGGCCTTAGTTTCCGCAGGAAATGATACCACTTCCCTAATGGCCAAGTCCAACTCCGGGAATAGGGGAGTGACCTACATGCACGAGAAGATTCACCTACTCCATCGCCAGAAGCGCTGGCTCACTTTTGAACTGGGATCTGCTCTAACGGttagtaaaataataatgtaatttttaaataatggAAGTTATACTTACTTTTGCTGATCACAGGTGACTGCGAATTGCGCCAAGGCAATTCTAGATACGATACCCAGAGGACTTCTCTGGCTGGCAGAGATTACCAGTCTTTATGAACTACCTGCTGCCATTGAAGATTGGATACCCAGGCATGTAGGCAAGCCGAAGGCGAAGCTTCCGcctccacctccgccaccgcctcctccaccaccaccacctccgccaccaccaccaccgcctccaccTGGTGTTCCTGGCAATCCAGTTTCACTGCCACCACAGCCCGTGATTGTGCCTCTGAATCCCGCAGATCCCATACAGTCCTTCTACTTCGCCTACCCGCAAGGCATTCCCACGCTGAGTCGCCGCAAATCCTATTCgcagcagatgcagctggGATGTCCAGCCTCCCACCTGGTCAAGGATATGTACGGAACCTACTACTGCCGACCATCGGCGATGTCCCGCCGGCTGAGAAGGGAACTGGAGAGCCAGGGTAGGAGGGTGATCAATGAGGCACAGAATCCGCACGGCATGCTCTTCGATCTGATATCTATAATGGCCACCATGTAAGGATTGACCCTTTGTATAGTATGTATAGTCAGCATTCCCATATCAATTTTCAGGTTTAATTACCAGCCCAACTACTGCGTTATGCGCACCCTGTGCGAGGCACGTCATCTGCTGGCTCCGCCGGGCCTAACGCTCTTCCACGACATCTTCCGCATCATGCTGCGCTACGTGCATCCGGAGATTGCCCACAAGCCCAAGTATCGGGAGGCCTTCACCGCCGGCCACTCGCTTCACCAATGCGCCAGTTTGTATGGACCACATTGCCGGCAGAGTTTTTTGCTGCTCATCAGCGAGAGGTTTCAGGAGAAATACGCGAATGAATGAAAGCGAAAATATGGAAAACACGCCAATGAATTTATCGAACTGCAAGGCCTCAGCTGACTGCTATGACACCCTATATAGAGTTAATGCACCGCGTTGCATGTTcaatttgatataaatatgAAGTGCAATAAACGGAATTGTAAATATGCAGCGCTTTTTTAATGCAGATTCTTGGAAATATCCATAAACTTTAGGTTTAAATTGGTATGCATTAATACTTTTTGAACTTCAATTGTTAATATGTTTTCTATTTGATAATAACTAgccattataattattttttagaagCCATTAAAGgttaatcaaaatataataattttggTATTTAGAGTCCTTATTTAGTCCTTGTCGCTCAGTTTTGCCTTTAATTTCTTGCGTTTATTGAAGCTCGTAACGATGttaaaaaatcaatacttTCGTGCATTAAGCTCGCACAAATTGTGTAATATTTCCACAGTtcaaacaataaatacaaatgaaaaatgagtGCATAAATTGatgagcaaaaaaaatgaattttattgtGCGCCACAGCAGAAAGTTGAATGGAAATTAAGTAAATACTCGTACATCGACATTTTTATTGACcatttttttggccactttgtGGTGCGCTTCATCGAAAATTGCAGCGCATATGAGTTCAACTCTTCATCCGTTTTATTggttaaaattattaatgttTTTAGTATGATCGCTCGATATTAAGTAGCCGAACTGTGGTGACATAAATGTATATCTGCAGCTAAAGTAGGGTATGGAAACATTGATAGATTCCCAAGTGCATGGAACCCACTCTCCGGGGAGCCGAACTGCCAATTCCATAATttgtgctgtttgtttttcgcttcACAATGCTGACAATtggagtggaagtggaaacAAAACAAGTGTATTTCCCACTGTTGACAGAAATTTACATGCTACAGCAATCAGTGTTGGCCGCATCGACGCACGATGGCCAGGGGGATCGGAGATAGGgaaacccaaacccaacccaaacccaataccaatcccaattccgtggaggaggaggaggaccaCCACCTAACAATGGGCACTTGTTAAAAGCGGACTTTGCAGGCAACCGCTAATCAGTGCAATCAACACGGCACTCGAACTAATAAGCCGCTATAGCGACTGGTTCCCATTTTCAGTTTGGCTTTCAGTTACCAACGGAACGTTCTACCGACAGCATGAGGCTCTCTCGAACTGGCCACTTCAGTTTGCTGGCACTTTGCCTCCTGCTGCACGAGGTGCAATCCCAGGTGATGTCCATGATGTCACCAGCTGCAAATGCCAACCGGACAGGGGAGGTGACCAAAGTTCTGCGCCGGCACAAGCGTTATCTGGCATTTCCGGAGGGCTCGTCGGTTtcggtgtgagtgtgttgaTGGCCAGTTGGCCAGATTGGTCAGTAAAACGTCTCTAATGGAAGACATATCCTGCAGGGCGCCATTTGCATGACGATCGGCATGATTGGCAACCCCGATGTTGACTATCTCAGCTGGGCGGTCAACTGGGGCGTGGCCTACGATCTGCCCAACCATCAGTGGGTCATCCAACACGCCCATGGACTGAACGCCACCCTGGCCAAGGATACCATCAAGCGGCGATCCCGGCGAGCATTTTATGATGAAGTGCAGTCCTTGTTTGACAAGTGAGTGAAAATGAAGTCAaatttatatagttttgtACCCAATGAATCGCATCTTGCAGCATGGGTTTCAATGGTCGTTCTTGTGTGGCTCGAGCTCTCTGCGAAAGTGCCAGGTTCATGCTGCCGTCCGAGGAACGgggcaacatgttgcacgAGTTGGTCAGGACTGTCTTCAGCCTGCCCCCCTCCCCGGTGGCTGCCCACGAACCACAAGCCCATCATCAGTACGATCGTATCTACCGTCGATCCAAGCGGAACTCACGGGAGTGCCATGAAATCTATCCAGGATGCCAGTTTTCACTGCTGGCTTTGGCATTGGGCAAATATATGGCGGCCACAACCACAAAGTTTAGTTCATTCAACTATAtgtgaaagaaaaaaaatgatttacttgaaaaaaagaaaataaaaaggattaacaataattaaacagttgtggaatttatttactctttttatttatttactaaatCCCCTTACTTATAGAttcatttcgaaataaaagactggctgttttttttaaaacaaattattttcattcttctttatttaataacgcgtaacatttatttatatagtaattgttttcttttaatgtGTTGTcgttttttaattgttttcaattttagtgttgtttttttttcgcaattgttgctattatttcaatttgtttttgcgtTAGCTTAAGTTCGTTAATTAGTGTCTTACATTTAGGTTGTtaatgcatttccattttatacTGTTGTTTTAGTCAACATATTTATGCTTCTATCgatttcgtttaatttgtttaataccTTCGATTTGTTTGTGTATGATCTGGTaatttttgatcaattttcAATGTTCAATTGTTTGCTTGCTGGCTGCGCGTGagtgtaattaatttagtttcGGTTTGTTATGTAATATGTTTGCGGTTTTGTTGTTCAAGAGAGtttcgaatatatatttaatatatatagtaatcatatatatatttacgcaCGTATTTGTTATgtgaaatgtaaatgcaacGCTTTTCCGTTTAAGTTTAAGTATCGTGTCACATTTATCTGAATTATACTGATGCACAAATGTCCATTTTACCATCTCATTTTCTCATTAGGTTCGCATTTCGCTGATCTTGCTTTGATTTGCAGTGTCAAATTTAGCTTAGTCTATACTTAGTCGCAAGTATTTTACATAAATCGGATTATCGTTACTTAGCTTACTTACGTTATGCGACTCCatttaactaaattttcaatttagtCAAAATTGATTCTCGTGTAGAATTTTTAGCGAGCGCTTGGGACGCCTAACTAAATGTTTACTCCATACTTGTATTTATATCTGGCTTTATTTTACtgcgtatatgtatgtatatttatcgttaattatttggttttgggttttattttttttgttgagcaATTTGCCGTTAGTTTGGCCCGTGGGCGCTTTACCTTTAACTTTAATATTCGTGGTGTTGTTTTCCCCAGTGAGTTGCAAGACTTTAAgatttgccatttgctttgattcgtttttttttgagttAAAAATCTTGACgctaaaattgattttggttttcataTCTCAATCGAACGAATTGAAAGAAAATTTACACAAAACTTGCAACGGAAGCACTTAAACCTAACGGCACCTAATtgttaatacaaaaaatatacatacaagtGTATATGCATAATCCTATATACCTTCAAATATATAGTTAGTACAATTCTTATACACTCGAGGGATTTGTAGTTTATGAATTTACACATTTGATTTTGGCTTtatctcgcacacacacacatgcaatgCCATTCACTCAATTTCATACACGAAACGCATACATACACAAGCATAAAATATTCGAGTATATTCGTGGAGGTGTGTGTTTAGCTTaaggctgtgtgtgtgtgtgtattgtgCTGCTGGCGAATCTGCGGTTTTTTATGTCAACTATTGAAAACCTCTCTTTCGAATATGTGGAGGTGCATCAAAAATAGATAGATTCAGCTAAAATACCATTGCATGTTTTTAGGCGCATTCGTGGGTTATTAGCCTAAAAATAACATTGCATCTGGCCACCtttatttgtaatttctttGTTCTATCAATTTCTGATGAACCTTTAGTAGTTTGGAATCATTGAAAAAGCCAGTTTCTAACTAAACCAATTGTTTTGGCCTTGCTCTcggaaatattttacaaaagttGTCTCTAATTGCTCTGAAATGTGTACGCGCGTATCGTGTGTCGGTGTCTAAATTTTCTAGCTGTCATTGAAACcgtttttaatgaattaatttatgtattttttgatttgcctcGCTTCTGGACAACTTTGTAAAAGTTTGTTAGCCAAATAATACTAATCATTCGGCAACTGTATGTACAAGACGAGttttaatggaaatggatCGATGTGCTGTGCCTAGAAATTCTGGAAAAGTGTTGTTCATCTATTGTCAGGTACTTGATTAGTTGCTGGGAACCGAATGGGGTCAGAGTTCAAgtgagagagtgagagcgaagaATGCTTCGTGGAAGGTGTCTTCATTGAATATCCTGTTAACCCTAAAGAATGCCATGATTATTCGCTAATCGAGCTTGCAGAGTGCActttcagtgtgtgtgtgtgtgagtgtgcttgGGCGTTTGCTGGTGTGTGTTtctatttgtgtgtgtgtgttggtttgCGCTTCAGATATTTAGCATTTCTGCATTAATCAGCGCCGCAGTTGCTTccaattcgatttgtttacttgtttttcttgtttagCAATACGCAGACTTTGATTCTTGTTGTGTTTGCTACAAAAGACGACCTTTGATTGGAAGACATAcgattttatgttttttgaaTCTCAGGGTCAAGCCGCATATTTATCAAATACCTCAATTTCCTGTTTACATCGTAATTATTTTGCTTCAGTTACCCCACTTTGCTcgatttcatatatttttttgtttaataactATTTCGCGTTTAACTAATTATGATAATTGTTAGTGCTAAGTGTGATTGGCCTTAAAAtggtttttcgttttgctAAAATGAAACACATTATTGCCTGGTGTAAATGCCCCTATTAAAATGGAATGCAACGCGAATTAAATCGAATTTCTTGGGAAATATCTAGTTATTTCAAGTATATCCTATAAGGGCATTATACTCGGCAACTGTTGAGTAGTTTTCGTTACTAATCTCCTCAAGTATTTTCCTGTGCTTTATCTAAGATTTGTGTGTGCTCACAAGTTCGTTGTCCTTTGTAACTGTAATCGGGAAATGAATTGTACTGGaattaaattcttttcgcTTGCTGAATGATCGATCGGTGATGGATCGGCGGTTGCCTCacaatatatatctatatatacagGTATGAACTGCTTCAACTGCGTGCTTCTTGTGTATGCattgctgtgtgtgtgtgtgtttgggtgtgtgtgtatgtccTGTGGTGGTTACTTTAGTTATATACAGAGTTATTGGTGAGTTGCCTATATAGTTAGTACTTAGCTTCAATGTTAACTTCGAGCCCCGATCTGCGTGATCCTTACGACCCTTACGTGACTATAGCTCCTCCGCAAAGGatctgttttccatttccgtgGACACACTGCGAAAATTATTTGCTCTTAACTAGTTCGTATATCATTATACTCGTACTCATATCATATATAGatgatacatatatatgtgtatattttctatatgttctatttgcatttcatttcgtcTTATTTGTGGCAGTATTTAAATTACACGGTTTCTTCTCGATTACCTAAATTAACTGCTTAACTCTCCGTATCAAGCACACTAAACATTTAGCTAGAACCTAGGGAAAACTTGAACAGAATCGATTCGAAAAAGgcaaattcaaaatgtttgaCATTACTAGCATAATATACAGATAGTCgctaaattccatttaatttactcgttaatatttatgaatcAATGCTGAAATGAACTGTACAACTATAGGTCCGACCGATCGTGAGTGGGATCGACAGACCGACTGATTGAGTGATTGAATGAACGATTGTTTGCTTGTCtgcttgcttgtttgtttgggcggtgcgtgtgtttgtgtgtgtgcaggacgaaggaccgGCACACCCACAcgcccacacacccacacagagCCAAACCTATTTGTTTATAACCTAAAAACACAACCAATGAGAGCATATACACTTCTATGTATTTGACGTTAATTAGATTTTGTTTTCTCGAGTGtctttttttcacttttcctccTTGTGTTTTGCATTATTTGGTAAAACgagttttcatttatttctctatttatttagttttttgttttagtttggCTTTAGCGTGTCGATTTCCCAAGtgaaacaatttacaaaaatggtttttgttgAAATGAATTTCATCTAATTGTTCTTCCACGCATCTCGcatatttttatgtgttttttttttgctttttgcatttttatatttgcataGTGACATTAggtttaaatatgcataaatgttttataggGGTTTTACtcgtttagtttattttattcacaGAAAAGTTACGCCATTTACTTGTCATTagttctttgtttttctttcgctttgctgcgtttaaatatatttaaatagttgaTTGTCTAAAACTATAACAAAAGGTTTGTTAAGCTGGAAATCTGtacaaaatagtttaaaattaagaagCTTACAGTAAATAGTcgattcaacaatttgtatgCATTCAAACAAAACTTATATCAGCACACTAAAACTATTTGAATAATTCctaataaacaaacatatttaaagCCTAAGCAAgtgttaatttaaatgtatataatatttacaagTCACACCAAAAATGGCTGATATTTTTTGCCTATGATTCTGAAGTTTAAGTTAGATCTTAACAAAACCAATAACTAAGAGCCGAATGTATCGTTattgtacaaaatatattttatttttccatttggtAATACCGGTTTGCCCTTTTGCTTTAAACTATTTCTTGTGTACGGACTTTTTGTAATTCAATTTTGTCCTCTATGAATAATTTTTGCAATCAGTTTTTTTGCCTTGTGTCAGTGGTTATtcagttttgcattttaaaaggTGTCATGTGTTGTGTTCCATATTCTATGTATTTAtgcgtgtgttttttttctatatatacttcatatttttcagacttttttattttatgcttttCGATACGGAAGTCGAGAATGTTGTCAAATAGTTTACGCgctttttttcatttcagttaGCAACATTGTGTGtgtcaattttttttagtttaaattttataagcTCAGTTTAATACTTTCAATATATGATGCACAATTGTATTTCCTGTTTGTGTAATAAATGAACGGGTATTTTTGTggattttgttgctgcctttgcattgcattgttcatttaatcgatttaatttaaatgtgacATTGGTTTCATTCTAATTTAAGTCCTcgcatttgtatttaattacttgATTTATGATATTCCGACGTTTATTTTATAGGCTTTATAATACGTTTAGTTTAATAGctagatatttaaaaaatgttaactgttgatttttatgcactatacattttaatacacCCAAAACGGCATCTGCTATTTAGATTTTCCTGTTtagttttcctcttttttatcGCTAtcgtgtgcttgtgtgtgtgtgtttcttttttggctgTGTGCATCGTGATAAAATAGttgattataaaataattgcaactTTAAAATTTCCACCCAGTTCCACCCAGAACAAGTCCAAAATGTATATCATTTTCCAGCCCAGCTCCGTGCCGCTTTTTCCGTGTGCTTAAACAGTGCCACATTCGTTGGCttggaaaactattttaattaattcacaCTCACAAATGTTGAATATTTTCGAttaggaattttaattaaacttttgccGCCTCGCACGCACAACTCTGCTGACGCAACATTCAGACATTTCTCGTGGCAACAATGAGCAACACCCAGGCCGCTCGACAACCCTGGCAGTGAGCTCAGGGTTGCCGCTGTTGCTTGTCGCGACATTCTTTGCTAATAGTTTCCACAGATTTCACTTATGCTTGGCAAGTTATTGTTGCTGTAATGTGATTACACtgagaaaattgaaaagacTTCAGCACGCattatgaatttaattgaaataaagttttgttttttaatatttaacaaaagtaagagaaaatcaaattgaatccaatatttataaaaataaaaactttagtTTTCAGTGCTTTTCCAACCGTGCGAGTGTAagtatttgtttacttttggctttttattaACTCGCACACAGCCTCTTATGCACACAGCAAGGCAAATTGCATTCCGCACTTAATTTGTTGCATGCCTTGCGGCGTTGCCACGCCCTCTTTCGCCCCAACACCGCCCCTTTTGGCGCCGCCTCTGTCGAAAAAGCAACGGTGGCTCTTGCATTTGCTTAATGTTTACTGTTCTTGTTGCTCCAGCGGcagaaaacttttccaaaatcaattaaaaatgcaaaggcATAAATGAGgggcgagtgggcgtggcagtcaaCCTTGTGGCAAGTTTCGCTtgctttggcatttaaattgaagGTGTTCTCTGTGTGCCACTCGACCGGAGCCATTGGAATGGCTAGAAACCAGAGCCCAGAACCCAGACCTCAGACCTCAGAAGCCAGAACTCGGAGCTCAGAACGGTACTCGCGTGGCCCGttgaaagtaattaaaaacttttattttaaattgaacttGCCAAAGGTTTCGGAACGCTCCGTATGCTCCAATGAATGCATAATGAGTGCCGAGAACTACAAAGGAGCTGCTTAAATAAACGGCAAGggcggagtgggtggttgggtggttggaaaacaatcaaaatcgaaatcaagtGAAAATGGAATTCGTATTAAAcgcaataatttaattgattaaagGCTGCAAACTAAACAAATATCCATTCGCTTTAGTTATTGTTACTTGTTTACCGCCgtgtctgtctgtttgtgtgcgtgtttttaattgaaattgttttgtgttttgacTAGATGCAATCCTATAAATACGTATACgtactctatatatatatttatatgtatgcttGCAcggtataatatatatttatgtacgtttgtgtgtgtgttggttgCTCGTGTGTTTAGTAAAAATGTGTGACTTTAAAAATGTGACGACGACTCGCTTGTATCGACATTCAACTAAATTTATTTCAGAATTTCGCGCTTCTTACGAGCCGATTTGTCGGACCTCgtgtttgttttaatattaaatttaattcaatacTAGATTTGCTTAGCTACCACTAGTTACGACTTATCGGCTAATTAAATGTAGTTTATCGTATTAACTTCACTTATTTATGCTAAAAATAGATTGGAATTCAATGCGATTTAATTTTACCCATTCTGCGTGGGCGCATTTCTtcagtgttttgtttttgctctgcTAAAAATAATGCGaaaaatatgcacaaataaataaaccattaaaattgattttcttcttcatatgtatattgtggcacgcacacactcacacagtcTCCTGCAGAAGCACCCACACTCACGCACTGAACACATGCAGtcagatttaaatttaaaatgcaattttaaaacattttcatttgtttttgcttctttttgtttgctttcttgTTTTGTGTTGTGTGGAACTTTAAAACTAAAAGATGTAACAAGGAACTTTTTGGCGCtcaaaaatacaatataacTTACAAAACTCCATACGCTTTTTACAACACTGGTTCGGGAACCACCTAAACTCTTCGACCACACAATCATACATCAAGTACATCAAAAAACTTACAAACTAAGCTCCGCTCCGCAGCGATCTTGTGGCTTGCGTTGCTGTCCAGCACTGTCACGGTTAATCAACACTACAACTCCATCAAATtacattacatacatattttgatCAACTGCTCCAAAAACTTGCCTCCATTCGATTGTATCTCAATTCATTTCGCAATGTTCACTTCACTCGCCTCGCGCATATTTACGATGGGCTCCAAGAGTCATCCGTTTCGTTGGTGCTGCCAACACTACTTACAATAACCTTTGCAACACTGCCGATGACACTGCCACTGTCACTGGCGTTGCTAAtactgatgctgctgctgctgctgttagAGTTGTACAACGCCGAGGAAATACTCATGGTTTGGCTCATCGTATATTATCCACGATCATCGTCGCGAGCGGCGAACAGGGTCCGCAGCGAGCTGATGATTAGATTCCACCAGCCAGCCGCGAACCCAAGTGGTCGCTATAAGGTGTTATCGCTGCCCATCTTGAGCAGCTCGAACTTCTTCTTGGCAATCTTCGAGTAGAGTATATCGATCGGCTGCGATTGGTCGTACAAGCTGGGTGCCTGCAGGATAATCAGCGCTGTTCCGACCACGCAAGCGATCGCGAAGATCCACAGAAACATACGATCCAATACCATGGCAACGTACTTCCAGTCCTCTTCCACCTGAAAGTTGTGGAAATAAAGTCAGGATGAGTTGGGATTTCATTGaattaaacaagaaaatagTCAAAAGTAGGTACATATACTAACAAATAGCTACTTCAAagcttttcaatttaaagtaattgcttgtacatatataaataaagaaaagtaGACAGGAAAACTAATAAGTCTTTCATTGCTCCTAACCATCTTCATTAATCATTTTGCCATTCGAATAAAATGGTTTTGGCACATCCAAATCAGATTTGCGGTCCGGGCTTTGCcagttaaattgaaatgttccAGAGCAAACATCGATTGCAACTCGAAGCCCACACTCACCGCACACTCCATCTGCACACACGCATGCACATAGACGATGTACACACACCACCCTTGCAACCAATTGCACACCCAGCAATTCGCCAACAAATGGCAAACTGCAGTGCAGGAACCGCATGTTGCAAACTCTTCGTATTTGCGCACAAACAACTCAATCACTCAACTCCAAACGGTGGCGACAGACCGATTGCCCTTCACTCGGCACTGCTGGCGGTGCCAGAGCCAACGTGATCCAAAAAAGGATCCGCCAGTGGCCCACTCGTTTGATTCCTGATTAGAAAGGACGCTAGCAACGCGATTTAACCGGCTCCGGTTCGTTTTGGCCGTGCAGAAATGGGGGATTTTTACGGTCCTAATGCGGGTTATCAAGAGCAGACATAAACATTGCACCAGACATGCTGGCCAGGTCTTTTCGGGTCTGGCCAGCAGCGGATTTGGAGTCCGGACTGCCTGTTCCAGCTGCGAGTGCCAGACAATGATTGCGGCTGATTGGCCACCGACGGCGGGTGTGATTCGCCCGTTTTGAAATGCTGCGTGGTGCGGAGGTGTGGTACAGATTATTAGATTCGTTTCGCAACatggaaaattaataacatcGCGGTGTTTCAAAAGGACGAACTGCGAATTGTGAATCAGGATTGCGAGGAGAAACGGAAATGCAAGGATTTGTTTTGCAATGGAAAAGGCAGGTAAACACAGCAACACTACAAGCCATGGACTTAAAATCTTCATAAATGGCTTAAAAGTTGTATTAACTTTTCTG
Protein-coding sequences here:
- the LOC6729411 gene encoding uncharacterized protein LOC6729411, whose protein sequence is MLLRTKLDGHANGMGTLLVQSGVKCRSGSSLVLQFSASFAMENLIWLRVAVCAILVALVSAGNDTTSLMAKSNSGNRGVTYMHEKIHLLHRQKRWLTFELGSALTVTANCAKAILDTIPRGLLWLAEITSLYELPAAIEDWIPRHVGKPKAKLPPPPPPPPPPPPPPPPPPPPPPPGVPGNPVSLPPQPVIVPLNPADPIQSFYFAYPQGIPTLSRRKSYSQQMQLGCPASHLVKDMYGTYYCRPSAMSRRLRRELESQGRRVINEAQNPHGMLFDLISIMATMFNYQPNYCVMRTLCEARHLLAPPGLTLFHDIFRIMLRYVHPEIAHKPKYREAFTAGHSLHQCASLYGPHCRQSFLLLISERFQEKYANE
- the LOC27208577 gene encoding uncharacterized protein LOC27208577, with the protein product MRLSRTGHFSLLALCLLLHEVQSQVMSMMSPAANANRTGEVTKVLRRHKRYLAFPEGSSVSGAICMTIGMIGNPDVDYLSWAVNWGVAYDLPNHQWVIQHAHGLNATLAKDTIKRRSRRAFYDEVQSLFDNMGFNGRSCVARALCESARFMLPSEERGNMLHELVRTVFSLPPSPVAAHEPQAHHQYDRIYRRSKRNSRECHEIYPGCQFSLLALALGKYMAATTTKFSSFNYM